A stretch of the Capsicum annuum cultivar UCD-10X-F1 chromosome 10, UCD10Xv1.1, whole genome shotgun sequence genome encodes the following:
- the LOC107855743 gene encoding uncharacterized protein LOC107855743 isoform X2 yields MSMMPHQIQEYYGQKGMWMYLCIRFKKYFSSSQAIAGHTKRHFKDGWVKGTPQSRKFVKLSDYQQQLGFATTSCISNQQVVSAGTSEMTQQMLINFKKEVCRFLEAWQLNLHVKLVRDLMVLARIRDRLIGKKQETIWRVLASIVDKYG; encoded by the exons ATGTCAATGATGCCTCATCAGATTCAG GAATACTATGGGCAGAAGGGTATGTGGATGTATCTATGCATCCGCTTTAAAAAGTACTTCTCTTCAAGCCAAGCTATAGCAGGCCATACTAAGCGTCACTTCAAGGATGGGTGGGTTAAAGGAACCCCCCAAAGCAGAAAGTTTGTGAAACTTTCTGATTATCAACAACAACTAGGTTTTGCTACTACCTCATGTATTTCCAATCAGCAGGTTGTTTCTGCAGGAACATCTGAAATGACTCAACAAATGCTCATCAATTTCAAAAAGGAGGTGTGCAGATTTCTGGAAGCCTGGCAGCTCAACCTTCATGTCAAGCTGGTTCGTGATCTGATGGTACTAGCTAGGATCAGGGATCGTCTTATTGGAAAGAAGCAAGAAACCATTTGGCGCGTTCTTGCTAGTATAGTTGATAAGTACGGGTAG
- the LOC107855743 gene encoding uncharacterized protein LOC107855743 isoform X1, which yields MHSLYLSVLSLSLFISFIFITTVFFSSFNKMSMMPHQIQEYYGQKGMWMYLCIRFKKYFSSSQAIAGHTKRHFKDGWVKGTPQSRKFVKLSDYQQQLGFATTSCISNQQVVSAGTSEMTQQMLINFKKEVCRFLEAWQLNLHVKLVRDLMVLARIRDRLIGKKQETIWRVLASIVDKYG from the exons atgcaCTCTCTATACCTTTCcgttctttctctctctctatttatatctttt ATATTTATTACAACTGTCTTCTTCTCTTCATTTAACAAGATGTCAATGATGCCTCATCAGATTCAG GAATACTATGGGCAGAAGGGTATGTGGATGTATCTATGCATCCGCTTTAAAAAGTACTTCTCTTCAAGCCAAGCTATAGCAGGCCATACTAAGCGTCACTTCAAGGATGGGTGGGTTAAAGGAACCCCCCAAAGCAGAAAGTTTGTGAAACTTTCTGATTATCAACAACAACTAGGTTTTGCTACTACCTCATGTATTTCCAATCAGCAGGTTGTTTCTGCAGGAACATCTGAAATGACTCAACAAATGCTCATCAATTTCAAAAAGGAGGTGTGCAGATTTCTGGAAGCCTGGCAGCTCAACCTTCATGTCAAGCTGGTTCGTGATCTGATGGTACTAGCTAGGATCAGGGATCGTCTTATTGGAAAGAAGCAAGAAACCATTTGGCGCGTTCTTGCTAGTATAGTTGATAAGTACGGGTAG